ATGTAACTGACTTTCAGTAACTGTCTTTCTGACATGCTTGTATGCATTAGCTGATGTCTGGCCTTGCAGCTAGataatttttttgtatgtgtgagcCAGATTATTCTGGTTCTTCAGTAttcaaatatatttgtatatttaacaTCTGTAAGTATACTCAGTCTCTCTCTATGTATCAGCGTATTATAATTATTGCGTCTATGTGGTGGGATTATTTCTTTGTTCATCTTTTCTACCATTATTATGATGATAGAACGATTATgcctaaagtggctgaagaagacatatttgtcgaaagtattgttctttccccgggtcaatactcccactttccattgaccatcagccaaggattttatcaacatcctgTTCATCTTTATATACTTGAAACCTAACAACGGAAGTTGAGTTTTTAAagacatcagacattggtatccttctgcgtcattagtggatctcttactccattacagagacttaatattatattattatattattatatttgggaTCCTCTATGTGTATATtgttcgttgttgttgttgttgttgctgttgttgtgcataatatgttgttgattaagagttgttgttctggtatgtagatgtttgaattattttcattaaaatagatttgtatatttcacactagagccagacaggttcttttcctttcttttaacaagatactgtctctggctcactatatatatattttgaccttgggctagtcacagttcttccgagctctccctgccccaccaacctcacagggtgtttgttgtatggggagaagagaaaggtgtttgtaagctcctttgagtctcattacaggagagaaaacagggatataaatctaaactcctactccccctcttcttcctgaTGATGTCTAgttttaaacagttttttttttaaaaaaaatagctagcTGACAAGGGCATCAGTTGCTCCGGGCTTTGGAATTTAATGGCCATTTCTATTCCCAGGCTGGATTCCAGAAGGCCATGGAGCTCGTGGGTGGTGAATTCCTAGACCGGCTTGATTATTATCATCGTAGCTGGCTGCCGGCACGCACCCTTGTGAAAGAGGCCATCCAGCAGCGCTTTAAGGTACAGTCGCCCCTTTCACCCTTCCATGGCTTTGTAAGAGTTGGCAGGATCTACGGCCTTCCTCACCAGCAGACCTTAACACCTCATCAGATGCCTGCTTTCCACAAACTGTGATTTCTTACACAGTGTTTCCAGACCAACCGTAGGAGGGTTGTTTTCCAGCTTTACccttcctgccaacccttggggtggcTAGTACACGTGTCAAGATGGGGAGACCATTCTCAGCATTGGCTAGTGTAGCCACAAGAAATcatgtctggacttgcccttgcccagtATCTGCCTTGAATAATACCCTGCTGCTCCCTTTCTAAAGGGATTAAAGCAAAGACAGTTCCTCTGCCATGGGAGCATGTTCCCACCTCCTGTCCTGAACTATCCGCCCTGCTAAAGGCAAAGAACTTGCTAATGTGGTTGCTCCTATGTCCCTGGCACTACAGTGCTAATCTTAACTttttcctctgactaatttctctctaCATATCACCTTATTTACATTCCTGTTGTTTTCCAGCTGTGATTGAGTCAGCCCAGGCACTCCCTGGCGTAGCCCTTTAATGCCGAGCTCTCAAACATTAATTTCAAGTATTACACCCATCAATTTGAGCATTGCCACTCGAGTTGATCACTTGTGTTTGTCTTTCCCCTGGGAGATTAAAATTTGCTCTGCACAACCCTCAGGATCCCTTCTTCCCTATAagtagccccctctcccagtagccagtgttcaatatctctggacaccttttTGTTTGCCGATATTGTCCCCAATGCGTTGCTTTTTCTACTGGAGCTCTGTTCATCAGCgctaaagccacttcaggataTAATACAAGATTATCCCCCAGATTCCCCCAATTAGAATTCCACACTAGCTTGGGAAATGAAGGGAAATAGTAAGtcagaagagggaaaggaaagagcaACATGGACAGGGAGGCCAGTGCTGATGGAGGGGACTGTTGCTGTCcccaaccataggcctggcagaataactccatcttacaggccctgcagaactgagacaagtcccacagggcccgtgTTTCATTCCCATGTACACGATGGTCTCAGACCACTTGGCTTTAAAGGTTATAACcaaaaaccttgaatctgactTGGTACTCCACTGGTAGCCAATGCTGCTGGCAGATAATGAACTCTGCGCATCTCTTGGTAGGTTGACCCAAGTGGCGAGATCGTGGTTCTGGCTCAGGGTGGATGCCCGTGGAAGGAACATCTTTTCAATCTAGAACAAGAGCTGGGTATAGAGAAGCCCATCAAATTTGTGTTGTACACAGATCTCAGCGGCAAGTGGCGAGTGCAGTGCGTCCCTGTTGGGCTTCACACCTTCCAGAACCGGTGAGTATGGGCGTCCGGAAATACTGCGAGAAGGGGATGTAGGGATGATCCTGAGATTCCTGTACACTATTCCGAGATCTCAGATCTCAAGGGCCATCTTTCCTGTTACACCA
Above is a window of Sphaerodactylus townsendi isolate TG3544 unplaced genomic scaffold, MPM_Stown_v2.3 scaffold_546, whole genome shotgun sequence DNA encoding:
- the LOC125425472 gene encoding MYG1 exonuclease-like; translated protein: HQLLRALEFNGHFYSQAGFQKAMELVGGEFLDRLDYYHRSWLPARTLVKEAIQQRFKVDPSGEIVVLAQGGCPWKEHLFNLEQELGIEKPIKFVLYTDLSGKWRVQCVPVGLHTFQNRLSLLEKWRGLRNEELSQISGISDCIFVHSSGFIGGNHTKEGALEMARKTLAHQTETNACSS